The window ATGTTGGTGCTGTTCAGGGCGGCGTTGGCCTTGAGGCCCTTGCGGCGTCCGAGTTCGACCATGGTGAAGAGCACATCGCCGAATTCGCGTTCCTGCGCTTCCTTGTCATCCGTGGCGCAGGCTTCGTTGAATTCCTGCCACTCGGATTCAAGCTGCTTTTCAACGGCGGCGTCATCGGGCCAGGTAAAGCCGATGCGGGCGGACTTGGAGTTCAGGCGATAGGCCTTGAGCAGCGGCGGCAGTCCCTTGGGCAGGCTGTCGAAGGTGCCCTTGGGCTTGTCTTCTGCGCCGTCCTTTTTTTCGCTGCGCTTGATGCGTTCCCAGTTTGCCCAGACTTCTGCGATGTTCTCCACGCTGGAGTCGCTGAACACGTGGGGGTGGCGGCGGATCATCTTGGCTGCGTTTTCCTGCATGGAGTCAGCAAGGGTAAAGCCCTTGCATTCGTAAAGTCGGCTGATGAAGAGAACGAGGAACATGACGTCGCCAAGCTCTTCACGCACATCCACGTTCTTGCCGCTGCGGATGGCGTCCACGAGTTCAAAGGTTTCTTCCAGCAGGTAGTCGCAGAGGGATTCGGGCGTCTGTTCTTTGTCCCACGGGCATCCGTCCGGACCGAGCAGTTTTTCGATGACGTCTTTCAGGGCAATGGTCGCTTCGGAAATGGGGCTGGTCATGAAAATGTATCCTGTTGGCGCATCATGTCGTATATACCTGATGCGTGGGGTGTTGTGTCGGAAACAATCCGGCTGTTAAAACGTTTTTTCAGGTATGTACTGCTGCAGGAAGGTTGTTGCTTGCTGCAGGTAGGGAACTGCTTTGGAATTGGTGACGAATTCTGCCTTGGGCAGGAAATAGGTGATGCATGCGAGCAGCACGCAGCTGATGAGCACGCCCTTCAGGCCGCCCAGCAGCAGGCCGGCCAGATGGTCGAGCCATGCGGCGGGAGAGGAATCTATGATGGTGTGGATTACTGCAGCCAGCAGGGAGGTAATCAGAATTACGCCCAGAAAAACCCCTGCATAGGAGGCTATGCCCACCCATGAACTGTCGGAAATGATCTTGCTTACATAAGGTTCCGCCTCGGGGTAGTAGCGGTTGGCCAGCAGAAAGCCGCCCACAACGCCGAAAATGGCTCCCAGCTCTGTGACCAGTCCTCTGAACAGGCCTCTGATGAGGAAGAAACCGACAATGACAATAAATACTATGTCGAGTGAATTCATGTGCGTAGCATCCGAAAATTTGTTTCTTCGTAACTGGTTGCCACGTCAGGCGAACAATGGCTTGATACGTAGCGAAACCGGGCCTGAGTCGTGTGGCTGCACATGCATAGCAAAAGTGACTTCTCAGGGGAAGCGAAAGAGGTTGGTGCAGGCACTTTTCAAAGGAAAGAAGCGGATTGCCAAGCCGAAGCATTGTGGCTAAATAATAGTGGTTAAACGCGACATGTGTTGGCATGTTGGATCGAGGGGGAACGTATTGTTTTTGATGAATTGCAAACCGGAGTAATATGGGAACTCTTGCATTATCCGCTTTGAAGCCGGGCATGCGTCTGTCTGCCGATGTGCTGGACAGAAATGGCCGTAAATTGCTTTCGTATGGTGACACGCTTTCCGAACAGGCTTTGCGCGTACTCAAGATCTGGGGCGTGACCGAGGCGCAGGTGGAAGGCGAAGGCTCCGAGGAAGCCTCTGCTCTTGTGTCTGAGGAAATCCCTTCGGAACTGTACGAAGCCGCCCGGCGCGATACGGAACATCGTTTTCGTCATAACGACTCTTCCCTTCTTGTCATTCAGGAATTGCAAAAGCTTGTAACGCTGCATCTGGCCCGCAAGATGGCCCTTGCCCAAGGGCGGGGCGATGACCCGTTGGCGCTTGTGCAGCATGACTCTCCTGCCAAGCCTGCGGGCAAGTGTCCTCCTCCTCTGGATGTCCAGACGCTGCTGCGTGACGACGTCAAGCTCGGCTCGTTGCCTTCCGTCTTTCATAAGCTGGTTGAGGTGGTGAACGACTCCCGCAGCTCCGCGACGGATGTGGCGGAAGTAATTGCCAACGATACCGATCTGGTTGCCCGCCTGTTGCGTGTGGTGAACAGTCCCTTCTATGGTATGACTGCGAAGGTGGACACCATTTCACGCGCTGTTACGGTCGTGGGCAGCAACCAGCTTGTTTCGCTGGCCATGGGTATTTCCATTGTCGCATCGTTCAAGGGAATTCCCGAGCATCTGGTCAGCATGCGCGATTTCTGGGAGCATTCCATTGCCTGCGGCATGGCCGCTCGTATTCTTGCCAGTTATCGTCGAATGCCCAATACGGAGCGTTTCTTCGTCGCGGGAATGTTGCATGACATAGGGCGACTCATCATGTTCAAGATAGCGCCCGATCATTCGACGCATCTTTTCCATACTGCCTACTCCGAACACAGAATCGTGCAGCAGTGCGAGAAAGAGGTGATGGGGTTTACGCATGACCGCCTTGGCGGACTGCTCCTCAAGGCATGGAGATGCCCTGTTTCGCTCGAGAAGAATGTGCGGTACCATCATCTGCCCGGCATGGCCCCCACCGTGCCGGAAGCAGCCATCATGTGCGTGGCGGATGTTGTGGCAAATGCTTTCAGATTCGGTTCCAGCGGGGAGCGTCTTGTTCCCGTACTGAGCCGTGAAACGTGGGATTGCCTGGAACTGCCTGTGAGCGTGCTCGGGCAGACAGTATTGCAACTGGACTATCAGGTCTCTGAAATCGTACGGTTGATGAATGTCGATGGATAAAGCACCATACCCGACCGGGACACATAGTCTGGAGCAGCGGCTCAGGCATCTTGAGGAGCAGGCAAGGTTCACTCTGGACGTTCTGGAAATGGCTTCGACGTTGGGCGATTTCCAGACCTGCATCAACAAGCTGCATGAACCCACGGCCCTCTTGGAAGAAACCATCCTTCGCATCGGTGAACTGGTGCATTTTTCCGCGTCCGCATTCTACCTTGTTGACGAGAACAGTTCGGACTTCACGCTTTCATTGTGTTCCCCGGCCTTGTTCCGTGAAATGCTTGATGCGGAAGTGCAGCATCTCATAGACAACGGGGTGTTCGCCCTTGCCGTGCGTGAGAACAGGCCGGTTACCGTGTATTCGCGTGACAACATGTACCGTCTTGTTCTGCATGTGCTTGCAACGACATCACGCACCCGCGGTATGTTCGTCGGAGTCATGTCAAAGGGCGAGCGGAATCTGTCCGGCATTCTCATGTCCCTGCTGTCCATCGTGCTTAAACACTGCGCCAATGCCATTGAGAGCTTTGAGCTGTACCGGCTTTTCCGGCAGGGCGACAGGGACCAGTATCTTTTTGTCGATTCGCTTCCGGTGCCTGTTGTTGAGCTGAGCGCCGTGGGCGAGGTCGTGTACGCCAATGCCGCAGCCGTGCAGCTCAGGCTTGCGCAGGGTGACAGCTTTTTTGCCCGGGTGGCGCAGACAAGCCAGGGACTTGCACGATCCAGCATTGTGCAGTGCGGAGAAGGAGAATCTGTCAATGGTGTTCGGCTGGAGCTGACCGGTGAGGCGGATAATATCCTGCCGGTTATCCTGCACGCAGCGCCTTGGAAGACGGGGACTTCTGAACTGCATGTCCGTTGCATACTTGTTCCGGCGTGATTGTTTTCGTCGTATCAGGCGGTTACCTTCCAATTTGATTACAGGATGTTTTCATGAAGATAGAAGTGAAGTGCTTTGCCACCCTTGCTCACCATGCTCCCGCAGGCGGAGAGCTTGAGGTGGAAGCGGGAACCAGTGTGGACAGCATTATCGACTTGCTTGGCATTCCCAACGCCGAAGTGAAGATCCGGTTTGTGAACGGAGTGCATGTGAACGGTGACGCCGTGGTTGCCGAAGGCGACAGGGTCGGGCTTTTTCCTGCCGTCGGAGGTGGGTAGGCACTGAGGTTTTATTATCCGGGATGCTCTTGCTGTGAATTGTTGCCTCCCCTGCATCTGATAGGTATAGTCCCCTCCGTTTGTTTTGATGGGGGAGTAGGGCTGTATGCCAGATAGCGCCAATGCTGCCGTCCGCAGCGATATATTGTCTTCCGACGTTGCCTTGTTCAGGGTTTTTGAAGCCGCTTCTGCCGGGGTGGCTGTCTATACTTGCGCGGGGCGCCTTGTTTATACGAATGAGGCCATGCTTTCTCTGACCGGACAACGGGCGGAAGCTCTGGGCTCGTTCTACTCCGGTGCGGAGTGTTACAGCGGGGCGCGGGCGGAAGAGGTTGCTCTGTTCAACGCGGTGGCCGGGGGGGACAGGGCGTTGGGTTCTGTTCGTCTGCGTCTTTCCAGGCCGGATGGCTCCTGCCTCTTTGTCCGTTCGGACATGTATACCATTCAGGATATTCAGACCAACAGGCGGCTTGTTGTTCGTCAGATGCACGAGTTGGCCGATGTTTGCACGCCTGCCGCCGTGGTGGGGGGAACGCGCCGTGATAAGGCCTATATGGCCTTGCAGTTGCTTACACAGGTGATTCTTCGTGAATTCACGCTGATCGGTTTGATGGAAGGCATACACGGCGTATTGAGTGATCTCATGGCCGCGGAAAGTTGCTCCATTGCCCTGACAGACGGCCCCGGTTCAAGCATTTCATTTCCCTATTTCTGCGATATCAAGCGCAAGGCTCCGGGTACCCGTCCCTTCGGTAACGGTCTGACCGAGTTTGTCTATGTCTGGGGCAAGCCCTTCATGCTCAAACAGGAAGACATTCTGGGTATGGAATCCAAAGGGGTGGTGTGTCCGGCACAGCCGAGACCTGCTGTCTGGCTTGGGGTTCCCTTGCGTACGCATGCCGGTGAAAGCGTCGGCGTTCTTTCCGTGCGCAGCTACTCGGACGGTGATGCCTTCACGTCCGACGACCTGCAGTTGCTTGAGCTTATTTCCGGCTACGTCGGCGGGGCCATCGAGACCTTCAGGCAGCAGGAGGCGCTGCGTGACAGTGAAGCGCGTTTCCGTGCCGTGTTCGAGCACTCCGGCCTTGGCGTATGCACCGTTACGGCCGAGCAGAGGATTATCGAGAGCAACGGGCGTGTCGCCGACATGTTTGATACGGACGGCGGCAGCCTGCTTCATGCGGATCTTTTGCAATTCATCGTGGATGCTTCAGCCCGCAAGGAAGTGCTTCGGCGCTATGCCGCTCTGATGGAAGGAGCGGCGGACAGCTTCAGTGAGATTGTGGAGTGTCGTTTGCCCGGTGCGGCCCGCTTCTGGTGCAGAATGACGTTCACCGCTGTCCGTGATGGCCATGGAGAGTTCTCTTTTTCCGTTGTGCTGCTCGAAGATGTGACCGAACACAAGCTTTCAGACGACAGACTCATGCACATGGCGTTTCACGACGCCTTGACCAGTCTCCCCAACCGAACCCTTTTCATGGATCGCCTCAACAGCGCCATCCGCAGATCCAGACGTCATGAAGGCTATCATTTTGCCGTATTATTCATGGATATGGACCGGTTCAAGGTTGTGAACGACAGCATGGGCCATGAGGCCGGAGACGAACTGCTCAAGCAGTTCGCCTTGCGTGTGAACGGGTGCCTGCGGGAATCGGATACCTTCGCCCGTTTCGGCGGGGACGAGTTTGCCGTGCTCATGGATGACTTGCAGGACGTGCTGCAGGCGACTCATGTGATTCAGCGTATTCTTGAGTCCCTGAAGGCGCCCTTCAAGGTCGGCGGGGTGGAAGTCTTCAGTGGAGCGAGTGTCGGTGCTGTGCTCCGTGCCAACGAATACGAGCGTTCCGAGGATATTCTGCGCGATGCCGATGCCGCCATGTATCGGGCCAAGGAGAACGGCTCAGGCCGGTACGAAATTTTTGATCGTACGCTGCATTCCCGCATGCAGGACATGCTGCAATTGGAAAACGCAATCCGGCGGGGGCTGGAGTTTTCGGAATTCCAACCGGTGTTCCAGCCGTATGTGACCTTGCAGACGGGACGGGTGCGTGGCGCAGAGGTGCTTGCGCGCTGGAAACAGCCTGCGGGAGATATTGTTTCTCCGGAGCACTTCATTTCGGCAGCGGAAGAGTCCGGCCTTATCTATGGTTTGGACTGCCAGATGCTCGAGTATGGTTGTGCCGCCATGACGGAATGGCGTGCACAGAATCCGGATGCCGGTTCCTTTGTCCTGAATCTCAACGTATCGGCCATTACCATGCAGCGTTGGAATATGCTGGATGTGTTCATGAAGATCATTGCTGATTCAGGATGCAGGCCTTCTGATATCTGCTTGGAAATCACGGAGAATACCCTGCTCAAGGGTGAGGAGGCGGTGACGGACCGCCTGTGGAAGTTGCGGGATAACGGGGTACGGATTGCCCTGGATGATTTCGGAACGGGGTATTCCTCGTTCAACTACCTGCGCAACTTCCCCGTGAACATGATCAAGGTGGACAAATCCTTTACGGCATCCGTGCTTGACGACAGGGCCACGCACGGCATTGTGCAGGCCATTGTCAGCCTTGGCAGGGGACTGGGCATTGAAGTGGTTGCCGAAGGAGTGGAGACGTTTGATCAGGCACAGATGCTGGCCTCGTTGGGTTGCGAGGCGGCTCAGGGCTATCTCTTCTCGCGTCCCGTGGGGCGTGACCGGTTGTACCGTGCCATGGAATACGGCAAGCTGCCCATGGAAGCCGGTTAGCCGGAGCTGTTACCAGTCATCTCCGTCCACGCCCGCAGAGCGCATTTCCGTTGCAATGCAGCGCAGCAGGCCGTAGTCAAAACGGCCGCGCAGGGCTTCAAAGGCCCCTTTCAGACCTGAGCCGGAACCAATGCATGCTCCGAGCGCCTCGCGGATGCTGAGCATGTCTTCCGCGTTCATGGATTCCGTGATTTCTTCCAGTTCCATCTCTTTAAGGCGCAATGCCTGTGCGAAGTGGCCGTAGACTGTGCCGATGGCAAGTCCTCGTTCCTTGGCGACGGCTTCCGGCGAGCCCAGCGTTTTGAGCAGATCCATGGACGCCTTGATCGTTTCCGTTATGCCTCGGTTCTGGCGTGCCGTTCTGCGGCGTTCCTTTTCGGCAGCACGTTGCGGCATGTCCGGAACGCTCTCCGGTTTGCCGTGTGTTGTTTCATGTGAGGCCATCAGGTCCAGAAACAGTTGGCCGTACATGGACAGCTTGGCCTGCCCCACTCCGTAGAGGTTGCTCAGGTCCTCAAGTGTGCAGGGGCGGTAGGCTGCCATTTCCATGAGCGTCTTGTCCGGAAAGACGGCATACGGCGGAACGTCCTGTGTTTCGGCCAGCTTCAGCCGTTCGTTGCGTAATGCCTGCAACAGCGAGGACGTGAGCGGATGCGACAGAGTGGCGTGAAGGGCTGCATCCGTTTCCGGGGTAACCCTGCCGTGCGAGCTGGCGGTCGAGAGCGCTTCCCGTCTCAGTTGCACGTTCCTGTCACCACGCAACACCTGCCAGCTGGCTTCGTTGAGCAGCAGGTTGCCGTGTCCTTCCATATCCACATCCAGCAGGCCGAGCGCCACAAGTTGCCGGAAAACGGACTTCCACGATTCCTTGGCCAGCTTTTTGCCACATCCAAAGGTCTTCAGTTCGTTATGACCATGGGCGGAAATTCGTTTGGAGAGCTTGCCCAGCAGGATGTCCGTCAAATGGGCAACCCCGAAGCGTTGTCCTGTGCGGTAGACAGAAGACAGTGCCTTCTGGGCGGCCACCGTGCCGTCCCACGTTTGCGGGGGCGTCAGGCAGGTGTCGCAATTGCCGCATGGGGCGGGTAGCGTTTCGCCGAAGTAGCCGAGCAGTGCCTTGCGGCGGCATTCCACCGTTTCCAGAAAGCCGAGCAGTGCGTTCAGCTTCTGGTGCTCAAGATGTGCGCGGGAGTTGGTTTCCTGCGAGCCGATCATCTTGCGTAGGATAACGACATCCGCCAGACCGTAGGTCATGAAGGCTTCGGCAGGCAGGCCGTCACGGCCGGCGCGTCCAGTCTCCTGATGGTAGGCTTCAAGACTGCGGGGAGGCTCCAGATGGGCCACGAAACGCACGTTGGGTTTATCCACGCCCATGCCGAAAGCCACGGTGGCAACCATGACAACCCCTTCTTCGCGCATGAAGCGTTCCTGATTGTAGTTGCGCTGAATGGCCGTCATGCCTGCGTGGTAGGGCAATGCGGTGATGCCTGCCGCCTGCAGTTCTTCTGCGGTCTCCTCCACCTTCTTGCGCGATACGCGGTAGACAATCCCTGATTCACCGGCATGTCTGTGCCGGATGAAGGAAAGCAATTGATCCATGCCGCGGTCTTTGAGCACGATCGTGTAGCTGATATTGGGCCGGTCAAATCCCGTGGAGAAGGCGGAGGCTTCTTTCAGCTGCAGATGGTCAACGATGTCGCGGCGGGTGGGACCATCCGCCGTGGCAGTGAGTGCAATGCGCGGCACCTGCGGGAATCGTTCATGCAGGATGCTGAGCTGGGTGTATTCTGGCCGGAAATCGTGGCCCCATTGTGAAACGCAGTGCGCTTCATCGATGGCGAACAAGGCGATGGGGATGTTGTCCAGCCGGTTCAGAAATTGCGGAGTCATGAGCCGTTCCGGAGCCACATAAAGCATGTCCAGTGAGCCGTTGTGCAGGGCGGCTTCCACTTCCCGCTGGCGGGCCGGAGAGAGGCTTGAATTCAGACAGGCCGCCCTGACGCCCATCTGGTTCAGGGTGCTGACCTGATCCTGCATCAGGGCAATCAGCGGCGAGACCACAATGCCCGTTCCCGGGCGCAGGATGGAAGGAATCTGATAACAGAGTGATTTGCCGCCGCCCGTGGGCATGAGCACCAGCGCATCGCCGCCGTTCAGCACATGTTCTATGACGCGCTGCTGTTCTCCCTGAAATTCGTGATAGCCGTATACCGTACGGAGAACATCAATCGCTGTGGCTGCTTTCAATGTGTTGGAGGATGAGGGGAGCGGGGCAATCAATGATGCTTGTGTTGATGTGGTCGGCATGGCGCGGACACTAGCTCATATTGCTCCGGACAGGAAGGGGGATGGTGGCTATATGTTGTTATGCATGGAACATCGCTTGATCTATCGGGTGTCTATAGTTTACTCCTTGCGTTCTGCAATACAATTTGAACGGGGAGGCTGCTGTGCGTCGGTGTTTCTTACTGCTTGTCGTGCTTTTTCTTGTGGGGTGCAAAGCAACTATGGTCGGTACGGATCTCAAACCTACCGATGTTGAAAACAAGGCGGTTACCGGCGACCAGCGGGTTGTATTCGTGACCCCTGAGGAAGCCATAGACATTGCCGAAGAGGTGGCAAGTCTCAAGTTCCGGTCTGTAAAGGTGAACAAGGCGGGCAATGCCGTCATCGTTCAGACCTATGATCCCATGTACGGGGCATTTATCGGACGTATAGAACCTGTTGTATTGTATATTCCGAAGACGCAGGAGTATGGGGTTACCTTCCTCATGTACGGGAAAGGTGACGGCTTCTGGGACGGAACTCTTGCCCCCAAGCTCTTTCTCAAGGCTTTTTATCAGGAGCTTGAGGACTATCTCAGCTTCAATGAGATAGAGACTTCCATTTATACTCAGGCTGAATACATGCAGTCCAAGGATATTCCCGTGGAGAAGGCCGGAGAAGATATCCCGCACGACCCGCAAGCCTTTGCCTTCTGGCTCACCAAGCGCGAGAACCGTGATCCCATGGAAGGGGTGTTTGAATCTTCGGACGGCGCGTTCACCTTGGGCATCTATGCCACTCCCAAAGATCGTAAATACAAGTTCAAAGCCATCATCCTTGAATCGCGCGACCGTCGCTGGAAGGTCGGCGAAATTCTTATCCGGTTCAAGAAACTGCAGCCCGGTGCCATCTGTCTGAGCCGTCTTTCTGACAAGAGGGGCGATATGGAGGGCATAGCCTGGAGGGTTGAGCGTGGAGCCATCATCTCCATGCGCAAGCCCGAAGGCGATGTTGCGCTGTATCGGGAGTCGGAAGAGGATATTCTCGGCACCGCGACAGGGGTAACGGAACGGGATAATGGTCCCACCATTACCAAAGGGGACACTGTCTACAGGGTACTCGGAAACGGCAGTGCATGGGTTCTGGGGAAGAAGTACCTCGCTACTGCCGAGCATGTAGTTGACGGCAATGATGACTATTTCGTTTTCGACGGTGATGAGGTCAGAGAAGTCCGCGTTGTGGCGGCCGACAAGGATCTTGATCTGGCCGTTCTCAAACTGATGGAAGGTTCCTTCTCGGTGTCGGCATTGCCTATCCGCAAGCAGAGTAAGCTTCCCAATGGTACTCCGGTGCTGGCGTTAGGTTTTCCTCATGCAAGCATATTGGGAAAAGAGATTAAGATTACCGACGGCATTGTGAGTGCCCAGACGGGGTATGGGGGAGAGGCTGAGAAGTATCAGATTACCGCCCCTATTCATCCCGGGAACAGTGGCGGTCCCGTTCTTGACGATTGCGGGAACGTAATGGGGATTGTCAGCACTGGTATGAATAAGGCCGTCATGGAGAATACTGCCTTTGTCGTGAAGTATCAGTTTCTGAAGGCGTTCATGCAGTCTCACAATGTGGAGTTTACCGAAGCAGAATCCAGCAGGCCTTTGAGTGCCGTGGAAGCTTTCGAGAAGTATTCCAAATCCGTCATGTTGATTTTGGCTGCTGAAAAGAAATAATTATCTGAAATTGCTGAATAAACACGACAGTCTTTTATCGTGAGCGTCGTATAACAAAGAGGGTGGACATGAGGGGTTACAGCCTGCCGCGAATGATGGGAATAATTGCTGCGCTCGGCATGGTGCTGATGCTTGTTGCCTGCAACGGTCCTGTATCCATGGGCTCGTCTCCTGCGATCAAGCAGGTGGGCGGGCAGGTGGTGGGACCGCAGGAAGTGTATGAGATGTCTTTCTTTGAAGCTGTGGACATGGCGCAAACCGTGGCCAAGGATAAGTTCCGTGAGGCGGAGATAGACTACGAAGGCAGAAGCATCCGCGTGAAGAACTGCATGTATCCGGGTGGATGCATGAGCGGCGAGATCAAGCCGCTGTTGCTGCGCGACTATAATACCAGCAAGTCCGGTGTGATATTCCTTTTGGACATCAAGGGGGAGAACTCCAGCGACCCGTTCGAGTATAAGCGGCATGCCGACCTGTTCTATGGCGGCATCAAGGAATACGCCAAGCTGCGCGGCGTGTCCGTATCAACCTTCAGGCACTATACGCAGGAAGAAGGCACCTTTATCGAGGTGGCTCCCAAGGAAGTGCCCCGCGATCTGGCAGGGTTTGTTTACTGGTTGGACAAGAAGGAAGGCCCCAAACCCTATGAAGGTGTGTACGAGTTTTCCAATGGCCGGTACACCCTTGGTCTGTACTATGACGGTTCCGACCGTGTGTACAAGTACAAGGCCATGATTCTGGAAACCCGCACCCGTGAATGGAATGCCGGTGAGATCAAGATCAAGTTCAACAAGCTTGAGCCTGACTCCGGCTGTCTGAGCCGCTATTTCCGGCAGGACAAGACCGAAATCGGGGCAACGTGGAAGGTCTTCAGCGACGGGTTGGTAGCCCACAACGTCGTTGATAGCGGTTCCAATGTGGTGCTTCTGCCTGTGGACGTGAGCGGTTATGCATCCGAAGGTTCCGGGCGTTCCGGTCATGGAGGCAGCAAGAAGGGCGGCGCGACGGCGAGAAAGGGTGAAAAGACGTACCGTTCGCTTGCCACGGGCACTTCATGGCTTATCAGCAAAAAGTATCTGGTCACCTGTAACCACGTGGTCGATACAGGCGACACCTACTTCGTCAGAGTTGGCGACGACTACAAGGAAGTTCGTGTTGTGGCTCGTGACCATGATCTTGACCTTGCGGCTCTCAAATTGGTTGAAGGTACTATTGATGACCCCGCCTTGCCGCTTCGCAAGAGCGAGGTATTGGAAAACGGCTCGGAAGTGTATGCCCTTGGGTATCCCGAGGCTGGCCTGCTTGGCGTGACGACCAAGATTACCGACGGTATCATCAGTGCCCAGACTGGGTTCAAGGGACGCGCGCAGGACTATCAGATTTCGGTTCCGCTGCAACACGGTAACAGTGGCGGGCCCGTGCTGGACGAATCTGGCAATGTGGTGGGGGTGGCTTCCTCCATCCTTCGGCCGGATATCGCCGACAACGTGAGCTTCATGGTGAAGTATCAGTTCCTTAAGATGTTCCTGCAGTCCCATAACGTGGAATTCACGGAAAGCGACTCCAATGAGACCATGAAGGCCAAGGAGATATTCCGCAAGTACGGTAGCTCGGTGTACTTCCTGTGGGTGCTGGAGCGTAGTAACTAGCCGCAAGCACTGCTCGCAGTGATTGGTCGAAAAGAAAGCCCCCGATGACGTATCGGGGGCTTTTGTTATTTCTGAGGCCCGTTCTGGTGTGGAAAGCAAGGTGCTAACCCTTGCGGCGTTTTGCCCACGGTACGGAGAAAATCCATTCGCTTGCGCAATGCAGCTCGTGGCGCGGCATTTCACTGGTGAAGATGAGGGGGGCGTTTTCCGGCACATCTTCCGCCGGAATGATTTCAGCCCTGCAACGGCAGCCCAGCGCAAAGGGGGGCAGGCAGCGGATAAGGTCGGGGTGCGAGGCGGGAAGAACGGCTCCGTGCAGCACTCTGCAGTGTTTGCAGGGGGGACGCATGGCCGTGTAGCCGTCGTCGTTGTTTGGTGGAGGATCGGTGGTGATCCGCAGATAGGCACCGCGGTTGGTCTCCAGCGCTGCCATAATACCAAGCTGCTCGTCGCGCCATGCCAGATAGTGCTCCATGAACGCGTCGATGTCTTCGGAAGAGGCCTTATGTTCTTCAAAGAGCAGCCAGATGACTTGTCCTGTCAGTCGCGAAAATAGAGGATGGCGGCTGGCGAGATCTTTGAAATCAAAATTCATTGTAACGACCCTGTATCAAGGTGAAGGAACAGGCGGTTTGTGTGTCTGAACACTGTCCGGTAAAACGCCTGAGAAGGTTTACTGCGAGCAGGCGCTGCTGGCAAGCTTCATCTGGGGTGACAAGGCAGGAATTTGACTGATTGTACACATTGTATGCATCAAGGGTGTTTGCTCCTGCAAAAAGCAGTGTGCTGAATGTCTTCCGTCCTCTGTAGAATGAAGAAAAAAAGCCTGCGACGGAATCCGTCGCAGGCTTTTGCCTTTTAACTATTGAAGGGGCGGCTTAGCTGTCCTGCTGGGCCGCAATCCACTCCATGGCTTCCTGCAGGTTGAGGGTGCCGGTGTAGATGGCCTTGCCGGAGATGGCTCCTTCCAGATTGGCGGAACGGCTCAAGGGGTAGAGCGCCTTCACGTCATCCAGCGTGGCTACGCCGCCGGCAGCGATAACGGGCAGGGAAGAGGTTTCCGCAAGCTTCTTGAGTGCGGGAACATTCACGCCGGTCTGCATGCCGTCGCGGTCAATGTCGGTGTAGATGATGAACGAGGTGCCCTGTGCTTCAAGGCGCGGCAGTACGTCATACACCGTCAGGCCGGTGTCTTCCACCCAGCCCTTGGTCTTCAGTTTGCCGCCCTCGGCGTCAAGGGATACGCCTATCTTGCCGGGCAGCGCTTCGCAGAGAGATCCGTAAAGATCTGGATCGGTCAATGCGATGGTGCCGATGATCAGGCGGGATACGCCTGCGTCAATGTATGCCTTGGCGGTATCCAGATCGCGGATGCCGCCGCCAAGCTGCACGGGAATGTCGATGCTGGAGCAGATGCGGCGGATAAGCTCGCGGTTTACCGGTTCGCCGGAAAATGCTCCATCAAGATCTACCACGTGCAACCATTTTCCGCCCTGATCCTGCCACTGCTTTGCCATGGCCACGGGATCGGAAGAAAAAACG is drawn from Desulfovibrio mangrovi and contains these coding sequences:
- a CDS encoding EAL domain-containing protein; this translates as MPDSANAAVRSDILSSDVALFRVFEAASAGVAVYTCAGRLVYTNEAMLSLTGQRAEALGSFYSGAECYSGARAEEVALFNAVAGGDRALGSVRLRLSRPDGSCLFVRSDMYTIQDIQTNRRLVVRQMHELADVCTPAAVVGGTRRDKAYMALQLLTQVILREFTLIGLMEGIHGVLSDLMAAESCSIALTDGPGSSISFPYFCDIKRKAPGTRPFGNGLTEFVYVWGKPFMLKQEDILGMESKGVVCPAQPRPAVWLGVPLRTHAGESVGVLSVRSYSDGDAFTSDDLQLLELISGYVGGAIETFRQQEALRDSEARFRAVFEHSGLGVCTVTAEQRIIESNGRVADMFDTDGGSLLHADLLQFIVDASARKEVLRRYAALMEGAADSFSEIVECRLPGAARFWCRMTFTAVRDGHGEFSFSVVLLEDVTEHKLSDDRLMHMAFHDALTSLPNRTLFMDRLNSAIRRSRRHEGYHFAVLFMDMDRFKVVNDSMGHEAGDELLKQFALRVNGCLRESDTFARFGGDEFAVLMDDLQDVLQATHVIQRILESLKAPFKVGGVEVFSGASVGAVLRANEYERSEDILRDADAAMYRAKENGSGRYEIFDRTLHSRMQDMLQLENAIRRGLEFSEFQPVFQPYVTLQTGRVRGAEVLARWKQPAGDIVSPEHFISAAEESGLIYGLDCQMLEYGCAAMTEWRAQNPDAGSFVLNLNVSAITMQRWNMLDVFMKIIADSGCRPSDICLEITENTLLKGEEAVTDRLWKLRDNGVRIALDDFGTGYSSFNYLRNFPVNMIKVDKSFTASVLDDRATHGIVQAIVSLGRGLGIEVVAEGVETFDQAQMLASLGCEAAQGYLFSRPVGRDRLYRAMEYGKLPMEAG
- a CDS encoding S1 family peptidase, which codes for MVGTDLKPTDVENKAVTGDQRVVFVTPEEAIDIAEEVASLKFRSVKVNKAGNAVIVQTYDPMYGAFIGRIEPVVLYIPKTQEYGVTFLMYGKGDGFWDGTLAPKLFLKAFYQELEDYLSFNEIETSIYTQAEYMQSKDIPVEKAGEDIPHDPQAFAFWLTKRENRDPMEGVFESSDGAFTLGIYATPKDRKYKFKAIILESRDRRWKVGEILIRFKKLQPGAICLSRLSDKRGDMEGIAWRVERGAIISMRKPEGDVALYRESEEDILGTATGVTERDNGPTITKGDTVYRVLGNGSAWVLGKKYLATAEHVVDGNDDYFVFDGDEVREVRVVAADKDLDLAVLKLMEGSFSVSALPIRKQSKLPNGTPVLALGFPHASILGKEIKITDGIVSAQTGYGGEAEKYQITAPIHPGNSGGPVLDDCGNVMGIVSTGMNKAVMENTAFVVKYQFLKAFMQSHNVEFTEAESSRPLSAVEAFEKYSKSVMLILAAEKK
- the recQ gene encoding DNA helicase RecQ — encoded protein: MPTTSTQASLIAPLPSSSNTLKAATAIDVLRTVYGYHEFQGEQQRVIEHVLNGGDALVLMPTGGGKSLCYQIPSILRPGTGIVVSPLIALMQDQVSTLNQMGVRAACLNSSLSPARQREVEAALHNGSLDMLYVAPERLMTPQFLNRLDNIPIALFAIDEAHCVSQWGHDFRPEYTQLSILHERFPQVPRIALTATADGPTRRDIVDHLQLKEASAFSTGFDRPNISYTIVLKDRGMDQLLSFIRHRHAGESGIVYRVSRKKVEETAEELQAAGITALPYHAGMTAIQRNYNQERFMREEGVVMVATVAFGMGVDKPNVRFVAHLEPPRSLEAYHQETGRAGRDGLPAEAFMTYGLADVVILRKMIGSQETNSRAHLEHQKLNALLGFLETVECRRKALLGYFGETLPAPCGNCDTCLTPPQTWDGTVAAQKALSSVYRTGQRFGVAHLTDILLGKLSKRISAHGHNELKTFGCGKKLAKESWKSVFRQLVALGLLDVDMEGHGNLLLNEASWQVLRGDRNVQLRREALSTASSHGRVTPETDAALHATLSHPLTSSLLQALRNERLKLAETQDVPPYAVFPDKTLMEMAAYRPCTLEDLSNLYGVGQAKLSMYGQLFLDLMASHETTHGKPESVPDMPQRAAEKERRRTARQNRGITETIKASMDLLKTLGSPEAVAKERGLAIGTVYGHFAQALRLKEMELEEITESMNAEDMLSIREALGACIGSGSGLKGAFEALRGRFDYGLLRCIATEMRSAGVDGDDW